DNA sequence from the Antarctobacter heliothermus genome:
CTTGTCGCGGTGGGATCAGTGCAGCGGCTTGCCTGTCGGCAAGCGGTCCAAAACGGCACGCGCAGCGCGCAGGCCGGGCCGTTCCCCGCCGCGCCCCAGCCGCTGCATGGTCAGATCCATCGCCAACTGTTGCGCGCCGGGCGCGTCCAGAACTGCGCCGATGGCCTGTGTGATCGGTCCGGGCAGGCATTTGGCGCCAATGAACTCCGGGATCACGCGGGTTTCGGACACCAGGCTGACCAGCGTTACGCTGTCCACACGCAGCATCCGGCCAATGATCTGGCGGCTAAGCCAGCTCATGTCATAGGCGATCACCATCGGCGTCCCCGCTGCCGCCAGTTCCAATGAAACCGTGCCCGAGGCCGCCAGCGCCACATCCGCCGCCGCAAAGGCCGCGCGTTTGTCCAATCCGTCGGGGTCATTGGCAGGCTCAATCAACAGCGGCGCGCCCGGCCAATTGGCCACCTCAGCGCGCACCGTGGCCGCAACTGGCCCGGCGGCGGGGATCACCATCCGCAGATCCGGTCGCATAGCGTGCAGTTGGTGCGCGACCTGCGCAAAGATCGGCAACAGACGACCAACCTCGGACCGACGCGACCCCGGCAGGATCAACGCCATCTCTCCGGTGATTCCGTGGCGCGCGCGAAAAGCCAGCACCTGATCTGTCGTGGCCTGCGGTTCCATCACCACTGGATGACCAACAAAATCGCAGGGAATGCCTGCCGCCTCCATGTAAGGCGGTTCAAACGGCAACAAGGCCAGCACCTGATCCACATGTGCCGCCATCTTTTCGGCGCGCTTGGGGCGCCATGCCCAGACGGTGGGGGCCACATAATGCACCACGCGCACGTCAGACACCGCTTTGACCAGCCGCGCCACACGCAGGCTGAACTCTGGCAGGTCCACGGTGACCAGCACGTCAGGCCGCTCGGCCACAACCGCATCGGCGGTCTGTCGAATACGCGCCTTGAGGTGGCGGTATTCCTTGAGGATCTCACCAATCCCCATGATGCTGATTTCATCCATGTCGAACAGGCTGTCCAACCCTTCGGCCTGCATCAGCGGTCCGCCAATGCCGCGAAAGGTGACATCTGGCACCAGTTCTTTCAGCCCCGCCATCAGCGCCGCGCCAAGGCGATCCCCAGAGGGTTCCCCAGCGGTGATAAACACCCGCATTACGTCCCCCTTTCGCGCACCCAGAGGAATAGTCCCGCAGCGTTTAGCCGTTCTATCACGCGGACACGGTCCAGAACCATGACGCCGCCTGCCTCTATCACAATGCCGGCAAGACCGGCGGCGATTGCTCCCTCTGCCGTGCCGATCCCGATCACCGGCAAATCGGCGCGGCGGTCCTGACCGGGCTTGGATGCCTTGTACAGAACCCCACCATGCGCCTCTGGCCCCAGACCGCGCAGCATGGCATCGGTGCCGTCCTGCCCCTCGCGCGCGATGATCTGGGAGGCTTGCACAACACTTGCCTGCCCCAAATCGCGTCGCGCCTGATCGTCAGAGACACCATCGCCAACACTGGCCGCTTGTACCGCCGCATCTCCCGGCTGGGACACAGTCGGCACACCCGCGTCAGGCAACAGGTCCGGCACCAGTTCATG
Encoded proteins:
- a CDS encoding LpxI family protein, which translates into the protein MLALIAGRGALPAAVAEAASGSFLVCGLEQCPPDHLKADHLFRLERLGGLLVWLKARGVTQVCLCGAVTRPDLSPTRLDFRTLPLVPRILRALRHGDDGALRIVINILEGAGFTVLAAHELVPDLLPDAGVPTVSQPGDAAVQAASVGDGVSDDQARRDLGQASVVQASQIIAREGQDGTDAMLRGLGPEAHGGVLYKASKPGQDRRADLPVIGIGTAEGAIAAGLAGIVIEAGGVMVLDRVRVIERLNAAGLFLWVRERGT
- the lpxB gene encoding lipid-A-disaccharide synthase — its product is MRVFITAGEPSGDRLGAALMAGLKELVPDVTFRGIGGPLMQAEGLDSLFDMDEISIMGIGEILKEYRHLKARIRQTADAVVAERPDVLVTVDLPEFSLRVARLVKAVSDVRVVHYVAPTVWAWRPKRAEKMAAHVDQVLALLPFEPPYMEAAGIPCDFVGHPVVMEPQATTDQVLAFRARHGITGEMALILPGSRRSEVGRLLPIFAQVAHQLHAMRPDLRMVIPAAGPVAATVRAEVANWPGAPLLIEPANDPDGLDKRAAFAAADVALAASGTVSLELAAAGTPMVIAYDMSWLSRQIIGRMLRVDSVTLVSLVSETRVIPEFIGAKCLPGPITQAIGAVLDAPGAQQLAMDLTMQRLGRGGERPGLRAARAVLDRLPTGKPLH